AGGCCCCAGACAGCGCCGAGCGTGAGGAGACACAGCAGAAGGTGCAGGTGTGTGCGGTTGCTGTGAGGCGGGTGGGGTGACCACCCAGGGCAGCCAGCCTGTGATATAGGACAGACCTGGCATCTTCCCTACCTGGTGGGTTCTGGGCAGCTATGTGCCtccctgagtttcagtttcttcacctataaatgGAGTAGGAAGACATCTAAGGTTGTGAAGGATTTGGATGGCCCGGTGCATGGAAGGACTGAATCAGTGGGTGGTTTATAAAACATGGTTATTAGTGCAATGTTTCATCTCCTTCCGTTCAGTCAACAAGCAGTTTTTGAGTCTCTGTTGAATCTTCATTCTTGACCCCATCAAATCCTCACACTTTCCCAGCCTGAGGTCAGGAGCTTGCATTTGTAGCCAGGTGTGCTGGCCTGGCCCTCACTGTAGACTTTATCTGAGAAACCTTCAAGCACGTCCTGTGAGTCCAGCAGGAGGGAGAAGTTAAAGGAGCTGGTGCCCCCAAAGAGAGAGAGGTTGGGGGAATGCTCCCTGTTGTTTCCTGGGCAGAGTgcacagcatatgcaaaggccctgaggtggggagAAAGTATGTTCAAGGAGCCACAAGGAAGCCAGCAAGCCTGGGTTGGAATGAGCGAGGAGGGGTATGGATTTCATTCCCAGCATGATGGGTGACGAGGGTCTTGAGCAGAAGAGGAATGTGGTCATTTCAGTGATGTTCCAATCAGGGGACCGGGGAGTGTCTTGGGTAGAGGTGGCAGGGAGGAGGCCAGGAGACAGAGAGGGCTTGGCCCAGAGTGGAGGCTGTGGGGATAGCATTCAGATGCTGGACCCTTGAGACTTGCTGGGGCCCCCAACCCTGCTTGCCCTCTCCCTGCAGGAACTGGAGACCCGAAACGCGGAGCTGGAGCACCAGCTGCGGGCAACGGAGCGCAGCCTGGAGGAGGCACGGGTAGAGCGGGAGCGGGCACGGGCCGAGGTGGGCCGGGCCGCGCAGCTGCTGGACGTCAGGCTGTTTGAGCTGAGCGAGCTGCGGGAGGGCCTGGCCCGCCTGGCCGAGGGCACGCCCTGAGTCCGGCCTCTGGGTCTACGTGGGAGCAGGGGCCTGCGGGAGCTAGTTTTACATGAACGATTCCCGCCTGGGGCACGGGCCAGGCCGCAGGCGGCACAGTGGGCCATTCCCCCGGCAGGGACTGGGGCCCGACTCAGCCTGGGGAGGGCCTGTCCACAGTACTCCAGCCGGCCCTGGCTGTTCACAGCTCACGGGCTGTTTTTGAGCTCTTCATCGTGTAGAATTTCTAGACTCCCCAGGGCATGTGCTGGTGCCCAAATTACATTTCTAAGcgtggctgtgtgtgtggtgtgtgagtaGCCAGGTACCTGGTCGCCGTCACTGGACCCGCTGCCCTCGGTCTGTGTAGGGTTTGGTAAGCCACTCAGAGATGAGAGGGAGGCTCAGAAAGCCTCAGGGGCGTGCCCAGGCCACATGGCTCTGCTGCCCCATCTTCTTGGGCTCTGCCCATGTTGTCTGGACCAGTTTGGACTAAGGTGGACCCTGGTTAAGGACTCCTCCCACCACTTCACTCTGGCCACAAACCCCAAATACAAGCaggtgggcaggaggggaaggTCCTAGCCCATGGCTGTGTTCACTGGGCATGGGAGGAATCTCACCAAAACATCTGCATTTGCAGAGAAGAGCAGTTGCtatgcccattttccagatgaagaaaccaaggcccaTATAAGGGGGCTTCACCAACCCAAGGTCACTCGGCTGGAATGGTCAGCACTGCAGTTCAAAGCTTTGGGCCTGGCCCCACAGGAAAGGagacctggggggtggggggggtggtaaGTGGTGTTCTGGGAGACTTGAGAAGTATAGGCAGTCATACCCTCCCCCCTCTGCCCCTGCTCCCTGAGAGTCAGACTGGGGAAGTCAAAAGactcatttattgagcatctcctgCAAGCGACACACCTTCGCTCTGGGGCCCCACGGCACCCCCAGGGTGACCCTGGGCTGGGGTCACTGTACGTGGACTTGGGCCCAACCTCAtagctttctttcctcctctgcagcCTGCCTCTTGGCCAAGGTTCTGAGGAGGGGCCACCAGGGGCtgcagggtggggtggagggctgCGCACTGCACGTGGGTGTCCGTGGGCTCCACTGAGGGGGACTGGGCAGACTAGGAGGAGAGATTATCCTGAGGGGAGGACCCTCCAACCTTCAGCTGGATGAAGGCGTCCCAGGCTGGGCAGACGGGGGCCGTGTGGAACTCAGGCCGGGCCCTGAGCGGGTGCTGGGGACAagcaggcctcaggctgggccCTGGATGGACACCCCCTGCGGCCAGCCCCGCTGGCCTTCTGCCGCTGCAGTGCCTGCTCTACTTTCTCCTTGAAGCGCCGGTTCTTCTGCTTGATTTTGGCCAGCTCGGCCTTGCGCTTGGCCTCCAGGTCGGGATCCTGGCATGGGGAGGACCGGAAGGTGGCTAAGCTGATCATCCGTGGGGAAGCTTGTGCCCCATGCCCACTCCACCACCAGCTCAGCCCTCACCTTCCCCTCCAGGATCATCTGCTTCCGCTTAttaatctctttcttttcatcaAAGTTGGCTGCCTCCAGTTTctgcaggggggtgggggagggagaggccgcCTTGGGGGTCACCATCTTGCAGGAAGCACCCTGGGCCCCGAGGACCAGCCCCTTCCCCGACACTCACAATCTCACACTCCCTCCGCACCACGTTGACCTGTGTGAGGATCTCTAGCACCTCAGGTTCCTCCACCGAGAACTCCTCCAGCTTCTTCTCTGTGGGGACAGCAGGGTCACAGGGGGGCAGGCACGACATGGAGGGGATTTCAACTATGTAGTGAGTTCCCTGTGTAGCAGGGCATGCAAGGCCATCCAGGGCCGTAGCAGATAAGAATCAGGTGGACAAGATCTAAGATTTCAGACCCAAAGAAGGTACAGactgctcttttttttgttgttagcaatactatgaatttgactacggattttttttttttcctggaaacagTGTCCTTTAAAGTAAGACATTTCTGAATCTTAGGACAGTCTGTGCAGTGGCCGGAGGTGCCCCAGAGGTTCTCGGTCTTGGCTACCCATTAAGCCACCCAAGGGGGTTTTTCAAACATGCCCAGGCCCGAGCCCTGGGGCTTCTGACTTATCCACAGGGACCACCCACACACTCTGGTCTGAGAAACCACCAAAGTCCCTTCCCACCAGATGTGGCTTTCAGCTGCTGAAGGCCACTGCAGAGCTTGTTTCAACAACTGGGCAAAAGAAACTTCTTTGAGGGTTGCATAAGAAGGAAAGCGCAGTTTAAGCCTGCTCATGTGAGCAGGCTAGCGGGTGTCTGATAGGGTTGAGTGGCATCTCACCCAGAAGCacccgcctcccctcccctgcccctccactcACTGATCTGCTCCTCGATGGCGTGTACCAGGTGGATGTCATACTGTGTCACCAGCGTGATGGCCTGTCCCTGCCGCCCTGTGGGGACACACCCAGGCTGTGTGCTGGAGGCCAAGACAAAGGGCCGACAGAAGCAGGTCCTGACCAGCAGGCGGCTCAGGGCTCCTCTCAATCAAGGGGAACAGAACAGGAGCTCGGTGGGTGAGTGAGGGAGTGGAAATGAACGACGCTCAGGGCGTCAGGGCTCAACCCCCTGCCTGACCTCTGCGTAGTAGGTAGTTCTGCCCCAGGGGAGCTGCAGGACTCCAGGGAGAGGCAGCTCTCCTGCCAGCTTGGCCTTATACAGGTGATGTGGCTGATTTCCCATTTCGGTGTGGCCGCCAGGGAGCCCAGGCCAAGTTCTGTCAGTAATAAGCCCAGACAGGCTTCAGCTCAGATCTCTGCACACCACTTTCTCCATTCCCCGTTCCTGTGACAGTGACTAGTGCTGGAACAGCACTGGCAGCTGGCCAGGCCCATGGCCCTCGGAGCAGCCCCAAACAGGTGTCACCTTCTTATTACCCATTGTTGGATTAGGCAGTGGGGGCCCAGAGAGCTGATGTGACCTTCCTGAGGCCACAGGGCAGGAGAGAAGGGCCAGGCCCAGTCTGGCCCCAGAAACCATATCTCTGCCCACTCCAGGTGTGAGAAAATCTCCTGGACTCCGTGCCCttcctgggtggggctggggagcagacACAAGGATGCCTCCTTGGCTCCTAGCCAGAGTCACAGTGAGGGGTTGAACTTGGACGCCAAATCCCACAGGGCAGCGTCATACCCACCAGGACTCGTACACCTATTTGCTGCTGGGCATGGATTGGCAGCCCTGACGGGTAAAGGGGCCTGGGGTGAGGCAACAGGGAGTGGTGGGGATGGGGCCAGTGTGTGCTGTGTCCCCAGGGGACAGCACGTGTCACTGTTAGTGCTGCTGGGGGTGAGAAGACAGAGCATCCCCACCTACGGTTTTGAAAGGCTGATTCCCCCAACTTGCAAGTGCTTCCTCTAGTGTCTTTCACCTGTGGCCTGTAGCCCTCCTGTGTCCCACCAGCTTGTGACTCTGGCTCCTTGTGGTGTGGGCAGGCAGGAAGGGCGGGTGCCAAAGGCTTTCCCGCCCTGTCTGCTCACCTGCACGGGCTGTCCGGCCGACTCGGTGGATATAGATCTTCGGGAGCCCGGGGGTGTTGTGGTTGATGACCACCTGTACCGTGGGAATGTCCAGGCCCCTGGAGAGAGAGGTCGGTCAGCACCTCTGTCcacgtggggaaactgaggttgggactcacccaaggtcactcagcagtGAAGCTGAGGCTGCCTGACCCACGCCTGAAGTCAGTCCCTCCCTCTGGCCCTTTCGTGGGGGGCGTCATGGGGAAGGGAGTACCCTGGAGCTGCTCACCGGGAGGCAACATCTGTCGCGATCAGGATCCGGTAGATGCTGGACTTGAACTTGGACAGGGCAGCAAAGCGTTCTTTCTGTGCCGGATTGGGGagagaattgggggtggggggcggggtgtgaGGTAGCATCTCAACAAACGTTTGAGCGCTTACTGTGTGAGGCCTGGGGACAGGGCAGAGGCCAGGACAGTCTCCGCCCTCAAGTGGCTCACAGTCCAGTGAGGGAGATGACCTTGAGGAGGCCGGACTGGGGCAGACAGGTGGcaggaagagtgttccaggcacaGGAAAGGACCTGGGCAAAAGCCCTGAGGCTGGGAGAAGTCCCCAGGGCAAGGCTGGCGAGTGAGGGGATCTGTGGGGCCGCCCAGTGCCTCACCTGTTTCATCATGGAATGCAGAGCCACGGTGGGGAAGTTGAATTTGCGTAGCATCATGCACAGAACCTGACAGGTCCTGGCAGGAAGGATGTGCTGTCAGCCCATCTAGCGCCAGGGTCCTCGAAAGGCGCTCCTGGCCCTCCCACCCCCCGAGTCCCCAAGGAGGTGTCCCTGCAcagctggggaaggagaagcCGGGGTGCAGTGTCCTGCCCACTGACCCCTCCCCTGCCCGAGGCCAACAAGAGTGGGTCCTACACCCAGACTTTTCTCTTCTGGTGGCCAAGAAATTCTTGGGGGGCAGCAGTCAGGAGGTCTCCTCCACGTGCTGTGGACTGCCCTTCTACGCTGGCTCAGGCTAGGCTACTCTACAGCTCCTTGACGCTCTCCCTAAACACCTCAAAGGATTCTGAAATCCCTGGGTCTGCGGAGAGGACAGCCCCAGGTGTTGGTGCTGATGTGCTGGGCCTCATTGATATCCTGAGACCACAGCGAATAGGCTGCTCCAGGGCCTTCTCAGCTGCTGCAGGGGTCTCCTGGAGAGAGCCTGAGGCCCTGAGCCCTTCCGGTTAAAGGCAGGTCTGAAAccccaaatcctggctctgccttcaGGAGGGGTGACCTTGGCAAActgcttgacctctctgagccccctTGAGTGCAGCCTCTGAAACTGCTGGTCTGAGCAGAAGCCCCGGAGTGCCAAGACCACCTGTATGCCTCATACCTCCAGCCTTGGGCCACCTCTCAGGCCTCCGTGAGGGGCTATGGGAGGGGCGCCCGGGGACGGGAGAGGCTGGCCTGCCCACACTCACTTGCATGTGTTGGTGAAGATGATGATGGACCAGTCCTCGTGCTCGTCTTGGAAGTTCTGGATCAGGTGGACCAGGTAGGCATCCTTGACCTTCTCAGGCACTAGCAGGTAGCGCTGGTCCAGCTGTTCTACTGTACGCACACTGGGGACAGGCGGGCCTGTTTCCCCTTCTGTTGAATGAGGCCAATAGCCCACCCTGCCCATGGGTAGTAACCTCTGTTGCGTGTGACC
This genomic interval from Phocoena sinus isolate mPhoSin1 chromosome 3, mPhoSin1.pri, whole genome shotgun sequence contains the following:
- the DDX49 gene encoding probable ATP-dependent RNA helicase DDX49, coding for MAGFAELGLSSWLVEQCRQLGLKQPTPVQLGCIPAILEGRDCLGCAKTGSGKTAAFVLPILQKLSEDPYGIFCLVLTPTRELAYQIAEQFRVLGKPLGLKDCIVVGGMDMVAQALELSRKPHVVIATPGRLADHLRSSNTFSIKKIRFLVMDEADRLLEQGCTDFTVDLEAILAAVPARRQTLLFSATLTDTLRELQGLATNQPFFWEAQAPVRTVEQLDQRYLLVPEKVKDAYLVHLIQNFQDEHEDWSIIIFTNTCKTCQVLCMMLRKFNFPTVALHSMMKQKERFAALSKFKSSIYRILIATDVASRGLDIPTVQVVINHNTPGLPKIYIHRVGRTARAGRQGQAITLVTQYDIHLVHAIEEQIKKKLEEFSVEEPEVLEILTQVNVVRRECEIKLEAANFDEKKEINKRKQMILEGKDPDLEAKRKAELAKIKQKNRRFKEKVEQALQRQKASGAGRRGCPSRAQPEACLSPAPAQGPA